A stretch of the Larimichthys crocea isolate SSNF chromosome IX, L_crocea_2.0, whole genome shotgun sequence genome encodes the following:
- the pus1 gene encoding pseudouridylate synthase 1 homolog has protein sequence MFKIRPLLSALINQRLTLERNGGLYNFLCMMSEASRDEQTAKPLKRSNEENEDSAERAQDAKRIKAEGEQAEDEKKYPKKKVALLLAYSGKGYYGMQRNPGTTQFRTIEDDLVTALIKSGCIPENHGDEMKKMSFQRCARTDKGVSAAGQVVSLKVRLIEDIVEKINGHLPPQIKVLGLKRVTQSFNSKNNCDARTYSYMLPTVAFSPKDYDTGNIAAFRLEPETLQRANRLFALYKGTHNFHNFTSQKAPSDPSARRYITEMSCGEPFINNDTEFAVITVRGQSFMMHQIRKMIGLVIAVIKGYAKEDVLERSWGQEKVDVPKAPGLGLVLERVHFDRYNKRFGGDGLHERLEWEREGEAIRAFKEAHIYPTIVETECQEGSMVSWMSTLPVHDFEETATVTQDNKDQKQDNADVGNEAD, from the exons ATGTTTAAAATCCGACCACTGCTCAGTGCCTTGATTAACCAGAGACTGACGTTAGAGAGAAACG gtgGCTTGTATAACTTCCTTTGCATGATGAGTGAAGCATCCAGAGACGAGCAGACGGCCAAGCCCCTGAAAAGATCCAACGAGGAAAATGAAGACAGTGCAGAGAGGGCACAGGATGCAAAGAGGATAAAAGCAGAGGGCGAACAGGctgaagatgaaaagaaatacCCCAAAAAGAAAGTGGCCCTCCTCCTGGCTTACTCTGGGAAGGGATATTATGGCATGCAG AGAAATCCTGGAACCACCCAGTTTCGGACCATTGAAGATGATCTGGTCACTGCGCTTATTAAATCTGGATGCATTCCTGAGAACCACGGCGATGAAATGAAGAAGATGTCTTTCCAAAGATGTGCCAGAACAGATAAG GGTGTGTCTGCGGCTGGTCAAGTGGTGTCTCTAAAGGTGCGGTTGATTGAAGACATCGTTGAAAAAATCAATGGACATCTGCCGCCTCAGATCAAAGTGCTCG GTCTTAAACGGGTGACCCAGAGTTTCAATTCCAAAAACAACTGCGATGCTCGTACGTACTCTTATATGCTTCCAACAGTGGCCTTTTCCCCAAAAGACTATGACACTGGGAATATAGCAGCCTTTCGCCTTGAGCCAGAGACACTTCAGAGGGCGAACCGTCTGTTTGCTCTATACAAAGGCACCCATAACTTCCACAACTTTACCTCTCAGAAGGCTCCAAGCGACCCCAGTGCCCGCCGCTACATCACGGAGATGTCTTGCGGAGAGCCTTTCATCAACAACGATACCGAGTTTGCGGTGATCACCGTGCGAGGCCAGAGCTTCATGATGCACCAAATCCGCAAGATGATCGGCCTGGTGATTGCTGTGATAAAGGGATATGCGAAGGAGGACGTGTTGGAGAGGAGCTGGGGACAGGAGAAGGTAGACGTGCCCAAAGCTCCGGGACTGGGGTTGGTCCTGGAGAGGGTTCATTTTGACCGATACAACAAACGTTTCGGAGGGGACGGGCTGCATGAGCGGCTGGAATGGGAACGCGAGGGGGAGGCGATCAGGGCCTTTAAGGAGGCTCACATCTACCCCACCATTGTTGAGACGGAATGTCAGGAGGGCTCCATGGTCAGCTGGATGTCCACGCTTCCTGTCCATGACTTTGAAGAGACAGCTACCGTCACACAAGACAATAAGG